One genomic region from Nitrospirota bacterium encodes:
- a CDS encoding OsmC family protein, translating into MEARDLEGTDTGLEQSLTGEGYKENVANISRGILTWEKDLVFTARIRGYAIDFDADAKEGCIPTDSLLMSLPGCLGIDMVLFLKKMKMEITRFDIETIGERNPVPPKYFTAVHMKIRIAGKGITPKKLDRAISLSQEKYCSVHHSLRKDMNITVSYVIEDND; encoded by the coding sequence ATGGAGGCAAGAGATCTCGAAGGTACTGATACCGGGCTGGAACAATCCCTGACCGGTGAAGGATATAAGGAAAACGTGGCGAATATCAGCAGGGGAATTCTTACGTGGGAGAAAGACCTGGTGTTTACCGCCAGAATACGGGGATACGCGATAGACTTCGACGCAGATGCGAAGGAAGGATGCATACCGACAGACAGTCTCCTCATGAGTCTGCCGGGTTGTCTGGGAATAGACATGGTCTTGTTCCTGAAAAAAATGAAAATGGAAATCACCAGGTTCGATATCGAAACCATCGGGGAGAGAAACCCTGTGCCGCCGAAATATTTCACGGCAGTACATATGAAGATCCGGATAGCAGGCAAAGGCATTACTCCCAAAAAGCTCGACCGCGCAATTTCACTCTCACAGGAGAAATACTGCTCTGTGCACCATTCCCTCCGGAAAGACATGAACATTACTGTAAGTTATGTGATTGAAGACAATGACTGA
- a CDS encoding N-acyl homoserine lactonase family protein, giving the protein MGNPVQYRIHPIVMGTKAFDKGMMTYQHDYGQPYTIPIYCWYLEGSDRKILVDTGEMSPLQSQERESAIGGRIYTFEEGLARWGLKPEDIDIVIHTHLHNDHCENDDKCVNAEIYVHAKELERIHNPHPLDFRYNEDFIADVEKKGQVRTLTGDAEIVPGIRVMHTPAHTEGGLTVLVDTAGGTAAITGFCLIMENFTPPPRIRAMEMEVIPPGTHVNSYEAYDIVMKVKEMADILIPLHEPGFASVDTIP; this is encoded by the coding sequence ATGGGAAATCCGGTTCAGTACAGAATTCATCCGATCGTGATGGGGACTAAGGCATTTGATAAGGGGATGATGACTTATCAGCATGACTACGGGCAGCCTTACACTATTCCCATCTACTGCTGGTATCTCGAAGGCAGCGACAGGAAAATCCTTGTGGATACGGGAGAGATGAGCCCGCTGCAGTCGCAGGAAAGGGAAAGCGCGATCGGCGGCAGGATTTATACGTTCGAAGAAGGGCTTGCGCGCTGGGGACTGAAACCTGAAGATATCGATATCGTAATCCATACGCATCTGCATAATGACCACTGCGAAAACGATGACAAGTGCGTGAATGCCGAGATCTATGTCCATGCAAAGGAACTGGAACGGATACACAACCCTCATCCTCTGGATTTCCGCTATAATGAGGATTTCATTGCAGACGTGGAAAAGAAAGGGCAGGTCAGAACGCTCACGGGAGATGCGGAAATCGTCCCGGGAATACGGGTTATGCATACCCCTGCGCATACCGAAGGCGGGTTGACGGTCCTGGTCGATACCGCCGGGGGAACAGCTGCCATAACCGGGTTCTGTCTCATCATGGAAAACTTTACCCCGCCGCCGAGGATACGCGCGATGGAAATGGAGGTCATTCCGCCGGGCACTCACGTCAACAGTTATGAGGCATACGACATCGTAATGAAAGTGAAGGAGATGGCCGATATCCTGATTCCGCTCCACGAGCCCGGGTTTGCTTCTGTGGATACCATTCCGTAA
- a CDS encoding radical SAM protein, with protein sequence MKQPQKPFDPVALSLSLAEAVCKNSGMKYTVFCRSGPHGGISTGYSAGCCLRCIFCWADQSRDDPEKFGRFYSPEEALGELLKYANPKGVKRLRLSGGEPTACRDHLFGLLDAMQGTDSILTLETNGILLGADEEYVKRLSKFNQFHVRVSVKAGTAAGFQRITGAHGEFYQLPFNAVSSLIKYKMSFHVASMTDTRIMPADEKSALAKKLAETGYRDFLEEETCIPQPDTIRRLKEAGFTVFSEEWIA encoded by the coding sequence ATGAAACAACCCCAGAAGCCGTTTGATCCTGTCGCTCTCTCTTTATCCCTTGCTGAGGCAGTCTGCAAAAACTCCGGCATGAAATATACTGTCTTCTGCCGTTCCGGGCCCCACGGAGGGATATCCACAGGGTACTCTGCAGGCTGCTGTCTCAGATGCATCTTCTGCTGGGCTGACCAGTCAAGGGATGATCCCGAAAAATTCGGCAGATTCTATTCTCCGGAAGAGGCACTTGGGGAACTCTTGAAATATGCCAATCCGAAGGGAGTAAAAAGACTGAGGTTGTCAGGTGGTGAACCGACTGCCTGCCGTGATCATCTCTTCGGTCTTCTGGATGCCATGCAGGGAACGGATTCCATACTCACTCTCGAAACAAACGGCATTCTTCTCGGTGCTGACGAGGAATATGTGAAGAGGCTGAGCAAATTCAATCAGTTCCATGTCAGGGTATCCGTAAAAGCAGGGACAGCAGCAGGATTTCAAAGGATCACCGGCGCACATGGAGAGTTCTATCAGCTTCCTTTCAATGCCGTGAGTTCTCTTATAAAATATAAAATGTCTTTTCATGTGGCATCCATGACCGACACACGAATCATGCCGGCTGATGAAAAATCGGCTCTTGCAAAAAAATTGGCAGAAACCGGCTACAGGGATTTCCTTGAGGAAGAAACCTGCATTCCCCAGCCGGATACAATCAGAAGGCTCAAAGAGGCCGGCTTCACCGTGTTCAGTGAGGAGTGGATCGCCTGA
- a CDS encoding TusE/DsrC/DsvC family sulfur relay protein, which yields MEDKFDQQQTIHCEGIEFKIDNEGYLLNPDDWNEFVACALAKTLFKKEITPDMLEILYFIRGYYKQNYIFPSLTMVAKSMHKSTGSVLRLFGSHAVAWKMAGLPQPKKELSYLLGGL from the coding sequence ATGGAAGATAAATTTGATCAACAACAGACAATCCACTGTGAAGGAATTGAGTTCAAGATAGACAACGAAGGATATCTTCTGAATCCGGACGACTGGAATGAATTTGTGGCGTGTGCTCTTGCAAAAACTCTCTTCAAAAAAGAAATAACCCCCGATATGCTGGAGATACTCTATTTCATACGAGGATATTACAAGCAAAATTATATTTTCCCTTCACTCACCATGGTCGCCAAGAGCATGCACAAGTCGACCGGAAGTGTTCTCAGGCTTTTCGGCAGCCATGCGGTGGCATGGAAAATGGCGGGTCTTCCTCAGCCCAAGAAAGAGCTTTCCTATCTGCTCGGCGGATTATGA
- a CDS encoding TusE/DsrC/DsvC family sulfur relay protein, with amino-acid sequence MSPISFRPSGIQKINCDGIVFHVDDQGFLLNPADWNEFVACALAKKEGKKELSPVMLGILYFIRDHYQNKNSFPSLSFVARSLEKPTGNVMAIFGNHATAWKIAGLPQPKEPLSGIHNYEHGR; translated from the coding sequence ATGTCACCGATATCATTCAGGCCATCAGGCATCCAGAAAATCAATTGCGACGGGATCGTCTTTCATGTTGACGATCAGGGGTTTCTTCTGAACCCTGCGGACTGGAACGAATTTGTCGCATGCGCCCTTGCAAAAAAAGAAGGGAAAAAGGAACTCTCCCCTGTCATGCTGGGCATTCTGTATTTCATCAGAGACCACTATCAGAATAAAAACTCGTTTCCGTCTCTCAGTTTCGTTGCCCGAAGTCTCGAAAAACCGACAGGAAACGTCATGGCAATCTTTGGAAATCATGCAACAGCATGGAAAATAGCCGGACTTCCTCAGCCAAAAGAACCCCTATCCGGCATACATAATTATGAACATGGAAGATAA
- a CDS encoding FAD/NAD(P)-binding oxidoreductase, which produces MRLLVLGGGCAGTMIANKMRRKFHKDELEIVVIERSEKHLYQPGYTLLCFDLVEPEDLIRPTRDQFLDGINLIFDEALKIDSQNNKVVTKEHGELSYDYLVIATGATYVYGEPEGAKEALDKGGDFGMFYTFDGALKMRDAIKNIDGGTIVSLITDLPIKCPAAPIKFIAMAEDTMRRMGKRDKFRFIITSPMPKSFSREPYASKLSKIFENRDIEVVANYVPAEIDHEKKIIKGYDGRELRYDLCCFTPSHEGEQVIQESEGIGDASGYVAADKFKMNSKHAANIFTLGDASDFPTSKTASGARKQAAILSNRLSSLIKGEPMSDKDIYDGEIICPILTRDKRVMFAHFNYTESISAAQESYINWVLKVYMLRGLYWNLMMPGLM; this is translated from the coding sequence ATGAGACTGTTAGTTTTAGGCGGCGGATGTGCTGGTACAATGATTGCGAACAAGATGAGAAGGAAGTTTCACAAGGATGAACTGGAGATCGTAGTTATCGAAAGAAGCGAAAAACACCTCTATCAGCCCGGGTATACACTTCTCTGCTTTGATCTTGTGGAACCGGAAGACCTGATAAGACCGACGAGGGACCAGTTCCTGGATGGTATTAATCTTATTTTCGACGAGGCGTTGAAGATAGATTCACAGAACAACAAGGTGGTGACAAAAGAGCACGGAGAATTATCGTACGATTATCTTGTCATCGCAACAGGCGCAACCTATGTGTATGGCGAACCGGAAGGAGCAAAAGAGGCGCTCGATAAAGGCGGTGATTTCGGCATGTTCTATACCTTTGACGGTGCTCTGAAGATGAGGGATGCCATTAAGAATATCGATGGGGGCACGATCGTCTCCCTGATAACCGACCTCCCGATCAAATGCCCTGCTGCTCCGATAAAATTCATCGCGATGGCTGAAGACACGATGAGAAGGATGGGGAAAAGGGATAAATTCAGATTCATCATCACAAGCCCGATGCCGAAAAGTTTTTCGAGAGAGCCGTATGCGTCAAAGCTGAGCAAGATTTTTGAAAACAGGGATATTGAGGTTGTTGCAAACTATGTCCCCGCAGAGATCGACCACGAGAAAAAGATTATCAAAGGCTATGACGGAAGAGAACTGCGGTATGACCTCTGCTGCTTTACTCCTTCCCACGAAGGCGAGCAGGTTATTCAGGAATCTGAAGGAATCGGGGATGCCTCCGGCTATGTCGCGGCGGATAAATTCAAGATGAACAGCAAACATGCTGCCAATATTTTTACTCTCGGTGATGCTTCAGATTTTCCGACATCGAAGACAGCATCCGGTGCAAGAAAGCAGGCAGCCATATTATCGAACAGGCTGAGTTCGCTGATTAAGGGCGAACCGATGTCTGACAAGGATATTTATGATGGTGAGATCATATGCCCGATTCTGACCAGGGACAAGAGAGTCATGTTTGCGCACTTCAACTACACCGAGAGCATATCAGCAGCGCAGGAAAGCTATATCAACTGGGTGCTCAAGGTATATATGCTGAGAGGCCTTTACTGGAATCTCATGATGCCGGGCTTAATGTAG
- the tmcD gene encoding electron transfer complex subunit TmcD, producing MADIAEWDWDTGQKKVADINQWKKTFHAVRELVASDDGEKIAAVVETDDKRFTTCVNGEAWEETFERLWFLRFNMDNQLYSLAYRDYEWAVAVDHEMWEEKFDTIWNLQLTPDRKGAVANCKKDNTYGIVLNGNVWENRFADARNLAISSDGQKTAANVQTKSIKVADIFAFAEGIYSIAVNGEPWDRNFMSVWSFTFSPDGSKVAAEVMLDVGAFTIAVDGTPWEQTFGCVWEPLFVPGTSDVIAPVKRGAVWTLAVNGKPVWGDFFQLWGQKYSNDRKKLAAIVATDFAKWTIAVDGIPWNRTWDETVLSPFFSPDSKRVAAIVKEHNRWTIAVDGAPWASTFDMVWDPIFAPGGDKVIAKAEKDKKYYMVVDGRIGKKGHDALWNPVFSPDGSKVLFRCVEGGKYYRRVVPVNEI from the coding sequence ATGGCGGATATAGCGGAGTGGGATTGGGATACAGGTCAAAAGAAAGTAGCGGACATAAATCAGTGGAAGAAGACATTCCACGCAGTCCGTGAATTGGTCGCCAGCGATGACGGCGAAAAAATCGCAGCGGTAGTAGAAACCGATGACAAGAGATTTACCACGTGCGTGAACGGTGAAGCATGGGAAGAAACCTTCGAACGTCTCTGGTTCCTGAGATTCAACATGGATAATCAGCTTTATTCCCTGGCGTACAGGGATTATGAATGGGCGGTCGCAGTTGATCATGAAATGTGGGAAGAGAAATTTGACACAATATGGAATCTCCAGCTTACTCCCGACAGAAAAGGCGCGGTAGCCAACTGCAAGAAAGACAATACGTACGGGATTGTCCTGAACGGAAACGTCTGGGAAAACAGGTTTGCTGATGCACGGAACCTCGCTATCAGTTCTGACGGGCAGAAGACCGCTGCCAACGTCCAGACGAAATCAATCAAGGTTGCAGATATCTTTGCGTTTGCAGAAGGAATCTATTCCATTGCAGTAAACGGGGAGCCATGGGACAGGAATTTCATGAGCGTATGGAGTTTCACGTTCAGTCCTGACGGGAGCAAGGTTGCTGCGGAGGTAATGCTGGATGTGGGTGCCTTTACCATTGCGGTTGACGGGACCCCATGGGAGCAGACGTTCGGCTGCGTATGGGAGCCTCTTTTTGTTCCGGGAACCTCAGATGTCATTGCGCCTGTAAAAAGAGGAGCGGTATGGACGCTGGCCGTAAACGGCAAACCGGTATGGGGAGATTTTTTCCAGTTGTGGGGACAGAAGTACAGCAATGACAGAAAAAAATTGGCTGCGATTGTTGCGACAGATTTCGCGAAATGGACGATAGCAGTTGACGGTATCCCGTGGAACAGGACATGGGATGAAACTGTCTTGTCTCCTTTTTTCAGCCCTGACAGCAAAAGAGTTGCCGCAATTGTGAAAGAGCATAACAGATGGACGATAGCAGTTGACGGCGCTCCATGGGCCAGTACCTTTGACATGGTATGGGACCCCATATTTGCCCCCGGAGGAGATAAGGTAATCGCAAAGGCGGAAAAGGACAAAAAATATTACATGGTCGTTGACGGCAGGATAGGAAAAAAGGGACACGATGCGCTCTGGAATCCGGTCTTCAGCCCTGACGGCAGCAAGGTGTTGTTCAGATGCGTGGAGGGCGGAAAATATTATCGCAGAGTCGTTCCGGTAAACGAAATATAA
- the tmcC gene encoding TmcC family electron transfer complex membrane anchor subunit has protein sequence MYDFIKDPSLYSFVRGPLVWIAFFVFIGGSVYKIRELYLLAKKEKVVIPFLDIKYSLRSIVHWVLPFGSVNWRKRWVMTTMTFAFHICLVFTPIFLLSHNVLWYESWGITWWTLPESLADIMTLIVIVTCVFFFLRRILAPQVRFVTFSSDYLILAIAFAPFITGFLAYHQWLLPYKIMVILHIIAGAGMLIAIPFTRLGHMFYFFLTRAYLGSEIAFRKGTDW, from the coding sequence ATGTATGACTTTATAAAAGATCCGTCTCTGTATAGTTTCGTCAGAGGCCCCCTGGTCTGGATTGCATTTTTTGTATTCATCGGCGGGAGCGTATACAAAATAAGGGAATTGTATCTGCTCGCCAAAAAAGAAAAAGTGGTGATACCGTTTCTCGATATCAAATACAGCCTGCGGTCGATTGTTCACTGGGTGCTCCCTTTCGGGAGCGTGAACTGGAGAAAGCGCTGGGTGATGACCACCATGACTTTTGCGTTTCACATATGCCTTGTATTTACCCCGATATTCCTGCTTTCCCACAATGTTCTCTGGTACGAATCCTGGGGCATAACCTGGTGGACGCTCCCCGAAAGTCTTGCTGATATCATGACTCTCATTGTCATTGTCACCTGTGTCTTCTTCTTCCTGAGAAGGATTCTTGCCCCGCAGGTAAGATTCGTTACCTTTTCTTCCGATTACCTTATTCTTGCTATCGCATTCGCCCCGTTCATAACCGGTTTTCTTGCGTATCACCAATGGCTTCTTCCGTATAAGATAATGGTTATTCTCCATATAATTGCCGGTGCAGGTATGCTTATCGCGATACCTTTTACCAGATTGGGACATATGTTCTATTTCTTTTTGACAAGGGCATATCTGGGATCTGAAATCGCATTCCGGAAAGGGACAGACTGGTAA
- the hmcA gene encoding sulfate respiration complex hexadecaheme cytochrome HmcA: MNRKIIILGVSIVYLILLIYGLSTVYSVGNPVPPKMLKVEKPENLIAIAHTEIFGRLERPQVIFNHKKHEEALKADGCNACHTEAEDGSVKFDFPKDVKKKDKKSVMNAYHDECIDCHKKKSSENKETGPVICADCHSNRTAHLEIIYPVVEFDFAHHDTHVTKLREKIGKDDCSLCHHMYDIYEEDEALRLVYEEGAEESCYYCHELGKKRGPEHAEITRVAAGKGLSIRTASHRQCLNCHLKYQEEYIKKGEKDACPTECIKCHTGKYKTVSELEKISRPDRNQKNTLFIDIENSKMKGVTFDHKSHETSSRTCRSCHHETLKACKECHSLTGKPEGSGINIARAYHDVFSEHSCAGCHNRKKADKKCAGCHYYISDMDIETMNPKKETCAICHNGRKDKVVMPKPLSAAGLDQQKVKKDVEIKILEKEFEPSKFPHRDIIDKLVKVSNDSRLATYFHRDIQTICEGCHHRSDTRAEAQKDTPPYCRNCHMAAYDRQNLNKTRLLSAYHRQCLGCHEKMELEKGRKCSECHKEKQEGPAEITSLKNEQVVSQNTRKTLNVWRPK; encoded by the coding sequence ATGAACAGAAAGATAATTATCTTGGGAGTAAGCATAGTGTATCTTATCCTGCTTATTTACGGTTTAAGTACCGTTTATTCTGTGGGGAATCCTGTTCCTCCGAAGATGCTGAAGGTCGAAAAACCCGAAAACCTGATAGCAATTGCGCATACGGAAATCTTTGGCAGACTCGAGCGTCCCCAGGTCATATTCAATCACAAGAAGCATGAAGAGGCCCTGAAGGCAGATGGGTGCAATGCCTGCCATACGGAAGCTGAGGATGGCTCGGTAAAGTTCGATTTTCCGAAGGATGTCAAGAAAAAAGACAAAAAGTCTGTAATGAATGCCTACCATGACGAATGCATCGACTGTCATAAAAAGAAAAGCAGCGAAAACAAGGAAACCGGACCTGTAATATGCGCTGACTGTCATTCGAACAGAACCGCGCACCTGGAAATTATCTATCCGGTCGTTGAGTTTGATTTTGCGCATCACGACACGCATGTCACGAAGCTCAGGGAGAAGATCGGCAAGGATGACTGCAGCCTCTGTCATCATATGTACGATATTTATGAAGAGGATGAGGCACTGCGGCTGGTGTATGAAGAAGGCGCAGAGGAATCCTGCTATTACTGTCACGAGCTCGGGAAAAAACGGGGACCTGAACACGCCGAGATCACCCGTGTGGCAGCCGGGAAAGGGCTTTCGATCCGTACGGCCTCCCACCGGCAATGTCTCAACTGCCATTTAAAATATCAAGAAGAATATATCAAAAAGGGAGAAAAGGATGCATGTCCTACTGAATGCATAAAATGCCATACGGGAAAGTATAAAACGGTCTCAGAACTTGAAAAAATTTCCCGTCCTGACCGCAACCAGAAGAATACGCTGTTTATAGATATTGAGAACTCGAAAATGAAGGGAGTTACATTTGATCATAAGTCTCATGAAACGAGTTCAAGGACATGCCGGAGCTGTCACCATGAGACATTAAAGGCATGCAAGGAGTGTCACAGCCTGACTGGCAAGCCTGAAGGAAGCGGAATTAATATTGCGCGAGCATATCATGATGTGTTTTCTGAACACAGTTGTGCGGGCTGCCATAACAGGAAGAAAGCAGACAAGAAGTGCGCGGGCTGCCATTACTATATATCCGATATGGACATTGAGACGATGAACCCGAAAAAAGAAACCTGCGCCATATGTCATAACGGCAGGAAGGATAAGGTGGTAATGCCGAAACCCCTTTCTGCTGCCGGACTCGACCAGCAGAAGGTGAAGAAAGATGTTGAGATTAAGATACTGGAAAAGGAATTCGAACCATCGAAGTTTCCTCACCGTGACATCATCGACAAACTGGTAAAGGTTTCAAACGACAGCAGGCTTGCAACGTACTTTCACCGGGATATTCAAACGATTTGTGAGGGCTGTCATCACAGGAGCGATACCCGGGCTGAAGCGCAGAAAGACACTCCCCCGTACTGCAGGAACTGCCATATGGCTGCATATGACCGCCAGAACCTCAACAAAACCAGACTGCTTTCTGCATATCACCGTCAGTGCCTGGGCTGCCATGAAAAGATGGAACTTGAAAAAGGCAGAAAGTGCAGCGAATGCCATAAGGAGAAACAGGAAGGTCCTGCTGAGATCACTTCTCTGAAGAACGAACAGGTCGTATCTCAGAATACGCGCAAGACCTTGAACGTCTGGAGACCAAAATGA
- a CDS encoding 4Fe-4S dicluster domain-containing protein encodes MDRRAFLKLMGATMAGTAGGSLWSPRLSGAQGHNPEGKEFYGILVDTTRCIGCRRCEKACAEVNGLPIPDISESTNESVLKTKRKTTDTQYTVISRYETDSGTVFVPRRCMHCNQPGCTAACLVKAMKKRKTGQVTWDLNCIGCRLCMISCPFDIPKFEYGKAIPRIQKCNLCWDRFNQGGLPGCVEVCPTQALMFGTRRQILEEGKRRIATGPDKYIDHIFGEYEVGGTSHLYLSSVPFEQIGFRKDLGTVPYPEYSTGFLYAVPFIFVLWPIVMLGINRATKGNGKGKDEHHG; translated from the coding sequence ATGGACAGAAGGGCATTTCTAAAACTGATGGGAGCAACGATGGCAGGAACTGCCGGAGGATCCCTCTGGTCACCACGCCTGTCTGGAGCTCAGGGGCATAATCCGGAAGGGAAGGAATTTTACGGTATTCTTGTGGATACCACACGATGCATCGGCTGCAGGCGATGCGAAAAAGCGTGTGCAGAAGTGAACGGTCTGCCGATTCCCGACATATCAGAATCGACCAATGAATCTGTTCTGAAAACGAAGCGGAAGACTACCGATACCCAGTATACGGTCATAAGCCGGTACGAGACAGACAGCGGAACAGTTTTCGTGCCAAGGAGATGCATGCACTGCAACCAGCCTGGATGCACTGCGGCATGCCTGGTGAAAGCCATGAAGAAACGGAAGACCGGGCAGGTGACCTGGGACCTGAACTGCATCGGCTGCAGATTATGCATGATTTCATGTCCTTTTGACATTCCGAAGTTTGAATATGGCAAAGCAATACCGAGAATTCAGAAATGCAATCTCTGCTGGGACAGGTTTAATCAGGGCGGACTCCCGGGATGTGTTGAGGTATGTCCTACACAGGCATTGATGTTCGGTACGAGGAGACAGATTCTTGAAGAAGGGAAGAGGAGGATCGCCACGGGACCTGACAAATATATTGACCATATCTTCGGTGAATATGAGGTTGGCGGTACCTCGCACCTGTATCTTTCTTCTGTCCCCTTCGAGCAGATAGGGTTCCGGAAAGACCTCGGAACTGTTCCATATCCGGAGTACAGTACCGGATTCCTTTATGCAGTACCCTTTATTTTCGTGCTCTGGCCTATTGTTATGCTTGGCATTAACCGGGCAACAAAAGGAAATGGTAAAGGAAAGGATGAACATCATGGATGA
- the nrfD gene encoding NrfD/PsrC family molybdoenzyme membrane anchor subunit — MDEKTAAVEIKSFGEFWTYLKGELRPRGHIATPFNIISLPIMLLGYVFIVLRLVYGLGQPITNLNQEYPWGLWIGFDVVTGVAFAGGAYVLCFIVYILRAEKYHPIIRATVLNGFLAYLFYAGAIVLDIGRWWNIYNPMVGNDFGVNAVMFLVAWHFFLYMLAELVEFSPAIAEWLGLRRVRKILGGLTLGAVIFGITLSTLHQSGLGALMMMAKSKIHPLWYTDFIPILYFVSSIFAGLSMVIFEGSISHKVFAYQIDAEHHHSYEDILVGLARICAVAMFGYLFLKAILLVHEHAVPYLNSTMGFWYLFEVIGFVLIPCLMFVSGATRKDISIIKFAAILTMLGIILNRLNYTFIAYNWYVPLSEKYWPSAIELIITASIILTEVWVFRWMVNRMPVLRKPPEWAAKLH; from the coding sequence ATGGATGAAAAAACTGCGGCAGTTGAAATAAAGAGCTTTGGAGAATTCTGGACCTACCTGAAAGGTGAACTGAGACCGAGAGGGCATATCGCTACTCCTTTTAATATCATTTCACTTCCAATCATGCTGCTCGGTTACGTCTTTATCGTACTCCGTCTTGTGTATGGTCTTGGACAACCCATAACAAACCTGAATCAGGAATACCCGTGGGGACTCTGGATCGGGTTTGATGTCGTAACCGGCGTTGCCTTTGCAGGGGGCGCATATGTGCTGTGTTTCATTGTGTATATCCTGAGAGCTGAAAAATACCATCCTATTATAAGAGCAACAGTGCTCAACGGATTCCTTGCATATCTTTTTTACGCCGGTGCGATCGTGCTCGATATCGGGCGCTGGTGGAATATCTACAACCCGATGGTCGGGAATGACTTTGGTGTGAATGCCGTCATGTTCCTTGTAGCATGGCATTTCTTCCTCTATATGCTCGCAGAACTCGTTGAATTTTCTCCCGCCATCGCAGAATGGCTCGGTCTGCGCAGGGTGCGAAAAATACTTGGTGGCCTCACACTCGGTGCGGTCATATTTGGCATTACCCTCTCGACGCTCCACCAGTCAGGTCTCGGTGCGCTCATGATGATGGCCAAGAGCAAGATACATCCCCTGTGGTATACCGATTTTATCCCGATCCTTTATTTTGTATCGAGTATCTTCGCCGGGCTGTCGATGGTGATCTTTGAAGGTTCGATAAGCCATAAAGTCTTTGCCTATCAGATAGATGCAGAACATCATCATTCCTATGAGGATATCCTGGTTGGACTCGCAAGGATATGTGCGGTGGCGATGTTCGGGTACCTCTTCCTGAAGGCAATCCTTCTTGTGCACGAACATGCCGTTCCCTATTTAAACAGCACGATGGGATTCTGGTACCTTTTTGAGGTCATCGGATTTGTGCTCATTCCCTGTCTCATGTTCGTCAGCGGCGCGACGCGGAAAGATATATCGATTATCAAGTTTGCTGCAATCCTGACAATGCTTGGCATCATACTCAACAGGCTTAACTATACTTTTATCGCATATAACTGGTATGTGCCGTTAAGCGAAAAATACTGGCCTTCAGCGATTGAATTGATTATCACGGCGTCTATTATCCTTACCGAAGTCTGGGTGTTCAGGTGGATGGTAAACAGGATGCCGGTGCTCAGAAAGCCTCCTGAATGGGCTGCGAAACTGCATTGA
- a CDS encoding two-CW domain-containing protein, producing MPVLNCWEFKKCGREPGGAKVEELGVCPAAVDDKYEGVNRGKRCGRSCWLVSGTMCDIKMKGKRLKKQWECSQCMVFQVVREEEGDNFIYHIG from the coding sequence GTGCCTGTTCTTAATTGTTGGGAATTTAAGAAGTGCGGCAGGGAACCCGGTGGTGCAAAAGTAGAGGAACTGGGAGTCTGCCCCGCGGCTGTTGATGACAAATATGAGGGTGTTAACCGCGGCAAGAGATGCGGCAGGTCATGCTGGTTAGTATCTGGCACAATGTGTGATATAAAGATGAAGGGGAAACGGCTTAAGAAGCAATGGGAATGTTCACAATGTATGGTTTTTCAGGTTGTCAGAGAAGAAGAAGGCGATAATTTTATCTATCATATCGGATAA